The genomic segment TCAGCCCCGCTGTCCTTCCACCTGGACAGCCTGGAGGCTCTGGAGGGGTCACAGCCTGGGTCCCTTGCCTGCCCCGGCCCGGCTGCTCCCCCCACCTCTGTCACAGGATGGGGCCTCAGCCTGCATACAAGGCCACTCTTGTTGGCCCCGTGTCATTTGCAACAAGAGTGATTCTAAAATGCACTTCTCTGCTGACGATGTGAGGGGGAGGCCATCAGGGCCTGCACTCACCATGAGGGTGCTGAACTCTTTTGTCACCAGAAAGGCCATGAACCAGTTGGTGAGGACGCAGACGCCAGTGGCCACGCCCTTGATGTGCAGAGGGAAGATCTCAGACATGAGGAGCCAGGGGATGGGCCCCCAGCCCACAGCGAAGCCTGCGGGAGAAGGTCAGGCATCAGGGTCCACGGGGCTGGACCCCTCAGTTTGCCACAGACCCCCTGGGCTGAAGCCTTGCACGGCTGCCCGGCCGTGGGCTGAGGGGGCCTGGATTCCAGCCTGGGACCACCAGCTCAGCGCCTTCCCGCCGTGGGGTCTTAGGCCACTCTCCTCACTTCTTATGCATCAGGGCTTTGCTCTATAGAATGGGACAAGGAGGGGGCCGGCTTGGTGGGCTGTTGCGGGGGTTACGTGAAAGGAGTAGAGAAGGGCTTAGCTTGGTGCCTGGCACCCAGTCAGAGCTATAGATGCAGAGGTGAGGCCAGGTAGGCCTGGACTCACTGCGAACCACAGGAACCTGGCAGTGACAGGGCGGCCCCCTCAACCCCCACTCAGCCTCCCCAAGGTCCCCCTCTCACCGGCGATGAAGAGGCACAAGCTGCCCACCGCCAGCCAGGCCAGCCCCACATTGGCATCGGCAGCCTCCACGGAGATGGGTGCCAAGAGGTCCACGTGTGAGGAGTTGCTGGGGCCGCCCTCGGTCAGCTTGAAGTAGGCACCAAAGGCACTGGTACTAAACACCATGACCACACCTGCAggtggagggtggtggtgggcagggcaggggaggcagcCCACAGGCCGGGCAACGTGGCACTCAGGGGCTGGAGTCTcagtgcagtgtggccaaagcaACATGGCCTGGACGCCTCTGAGAGGGGCAGTGAGCAGAGCCCTGCCTGGGCGTGCACACCCCTGCCAGCCCTGGCTTGGACTTGAACCTCAGCAAACTCCAAGAAGCTCCTGGAAGCAGACCCTCCCTGGCCTGAGGAAGCAGGAGCAGCCACAGAGGCCAGACCCACTTCCCCAGCAGCACCAAGCGCTCAGTGGGGCTCAGCACACAAGGAGCCTCCCTCCAGTCATGTCCTGCTCTTCCCAGTGGCCCGTGATTACCCCTGCTTCACAGGGGAGACAGGCTCAGGTAGAGTCACTTGCCCAGAAAGAGCACAAGCTTCTGAGCCACTTCACCCCCtggaccctcagtttcctcattgtaaaCGGGGCCCTGATGGTGCCTTCCTGTAGGTCCAATGCAAAAGTTAAGGCGTGATGTAGTGATGCCGTTAGCACAGCCCTGGCCTGGAGCAAGTGCTCGGTGAGAGCTCTCCTGAAATCCTGGCCTTGCTCTCAGGGATACCCAGCCACTGTCCTCCTCTCACAACGTGGTAACCTCAGCAAAGACCCTCCAGCCTGTAGTGGGAAGCTGGCGTGGGCCACCCCACCTGCAGCGGGCTGAGCCTTCACCCTTGGCCCCACCTGACAAGGCCAGGAGCAGTCTCCGTCCGGCTCTGTCCATGAAGAGGGCCGCCGCGGCCGTGAACAGAACCTGGATGATGCCCACGATGACCGAGGCCAGGCTGCTGTCCTGGGGAGACGGTCCAAGGCGGGTCAGGCCAAGACCCCAGGACTAGGCCCCATCCACATGGCATCCAggtgaggcaggcagggcagaggccTCTTACCTTGAACTTGGCCTTCTCAAAGATCGTCTCTGCATAGAACATGACAGCGTTGATGCCCGACAGCTGCTGGAAGGCCATCAGTGAAATGCCGATGATGAAGGGCTTATAGACGCCAGGATGCCGCAGCTGGGCCACGTGAAAGCCCTGCTCAGACGGAGGCCAGGCATCAGTGCTTCTCTCTACCCTCTTCCGAGGGCGCCCCAGCTTTAAGCCCACTGTCCTGAGGCCTGGTGGAGTGAGGGAGCCTCTGCTTCTTGTCCCAGCCCCGCCTGAAGCCTCTGCTCAGGTTCCTGCATCACTTTAGTCTCCCCATTTGTAAGGTGACAAGATCCTCACCTCCCCACGTCCCTTCCTGATTTGTTGGGGGATCCACAAAGATGTTCTATGAGCAAAGAGCCCAGGGTTCCTGAATCCCACCAGCCTTGGGTCTGGGACTGGGCCGAGCGCCTCCCCACTGATCCTTACCACCTCCACCAGACACGTGCTATGACTCCCACtgtacaggtgaagaaactaaggcaaaAGATgggaaggtcacacagcaggtaagGGGCAGAGACTCAGTCTTCTCCCCTGTCCTACAACTCCCTGTTTAAAAATTCCAAGTCCTCAAGTCTGCACTTGCATTTTCCTCTGACGTGGCCCAGCCTTTCTCTTCCTAGCACAGGAAGATCAAGGCTCAGGCTTTCCCAGGGATGTCCAAGTCTGGGGCCCAGCCAAGTAGTGGGGCTTGAGCAGGCCTCTGCTTGCTGGCACACAGGACAGCTCCCCCAGTCCCACCCGACACTGTGTGTACAGCCTTTGGAACAGGCTGTGGTGACCTCCCCTAGCTGCAAAGGGTGGATACCTCAtggtcccctcccccatctctggctcccagcccctccctcacctggtgCTCAGCCCAGACAGGGGGCTCTTCCCAGCCCTGTTCGGAGCCCCACAGGAACTGCATGGCGGCCATGGCTTCCTCGTGCTTGTGCTGGGTCAGCAAGAAGCGAGGGGTCTCGGGCATGCAGCACATGAGCAGCAGCATGAAGGCGGGGGGCACACAGCCCAGCACGGCCAGCCAGCGCCACCCGAGGACCCAGCCTGGTTGGTGGGAGGGGGGATGTCAGAGCTGGGCTGAGCCACCCTGGATCTTCTCAGGGTCTGCCCCTGGCCAACCCCAGCGACTCATCTTAAAGGGTGGGGACCTCACTACCTTTGCACGACTATCCTCGGGTTTGTTACTGAtattgttgttattgctgttgttaaATGTTGGGGAAACGATGCAGGCTGTATCAGTGAATGTTTACGCAACCACTAAACAAGGGTGCTCACTGTGTGTTGACGTGGTCTAGGGCCCCATTCGTCTGAAAGGTAGGAGCAGGAGAATACACACGTGCAGTCCTCCTGCACGCAGACCCTCTGGAAGGCTGACGAGAAGCGGGCAAGGCTGGCTTCTCGGAGAGAAAGGGGGACAGAGTAGGGGAGGCTTTTCACTGAAAACCACTCGATCAAAACTCACAaaaggcttccctgatggcacagtggttaagaatccgcctgccaatgcaggggacatgggttcgatccttggtctgggaagatcccacatgccacggagcaactaagcccgtgcgccataactactgagcctgcat from the Hippopotamus amphibius kiboko isolate mHipAmp2 chromosome 2, mHipAmp2.hap2, whole genome shotgun sequence genome contains:
- the SLC2A8 gene encoding solute carrier family 2, facilitated glucose transporter member 8 isoform X1 — encoded protein: MTPEDQEETQPLLRPPGGSSPRGRRVFLAALAAALGPLSFGFALGYSSPAIPSLRRAAPPAPRLDAAAASWFGAIVTVGAAAGGVLGGWLVDRAGRKLSLLLCAVPFVAGFAVITAAQNVWMLLGGRLLTGLACGIASLVAPVYISEIAYPEVRGLLGSCVQLMVVIGILLAYLAGWVLGWRWLAVLGCVPPAFMLLLMCCMPETPRFLLTQHKHEEAMAAMQFLWGSEQGWEEPPVWAEHQGFHVAQLRHPGVYKPFIIGISLMAFQQLSGINAVMFYAETIFEKAKFKDSSLASVIVGIIQVLFTAAAALFMDRAGRRLLLALSGVVMVFSTSAFGAYFKLTEGGPSNSSHVDLLAPISVEAADANVGLAWLAVGSLCLFIAGFAVGWGPIPWLLMSEIFPLHIKGVATGVCVLTNWFMAFLVTKEFSTLMEVLRPYGAFWLASAFCTFSVLFTLACVPETKGKTLEQITAHFEGR
- the SLC2A8 gene encoding solute carrier family 2, facilitated glucose transporter member 8 isoform X2, coding for MLLGGRLLTGLACGIASLVAPVYISEIAYPEVRGLLGSCVQLMVVIGILLAYLAGWVLGWRWLAVLGCVPPAFMLLLMCCMPETPRFLLTQHKHEEAMAAMQFLWGSEQGWEEPPVWAEHQGFHVAQLRHPGVYKPFIIGISLMAFQQLSGINAVMFYAETIFEKAKFKDSSLASVIVGIIQVLFTAAAALFMDRAGRRLLLALSGVVMVFSTSAFGAYFKLTEGGPSNSSHVDLLAPISVEAADANVGLAWLAVGSLCLFIAGFAVGWGPIPWLLMSEIFPLHIKGVATGVCVLTNWFMAFLVTKEFSTLMEVLRPYGAFWLASAFCTFSVLFTLACVPETKGKTLEQITAHFEGR
- the SLC2A8 gene encoding solute carrier family 2, facilitated glucose transporter member 8 isoform X3 — protein: MTPEDQEETQPLLRPPGGSSPRGRRVFLAALAAALGPLSFGFALGYSSPAIPSLRRAAPPAPRLDAAAASWFGAIVTVGAAAGGVLGGWLVDRAGRKLSLLLCAVPFVAGFAVITAAQNVWMLLGGRLLTGLACGIASLVAPVYISEIAYPEVRGLLGSCVQLMVVIGILLAYLAGWVLGWRWLAVLGCVPPAFMLLLMCCMPETPRFLLTQHKHEEAMAAMQFLWGSEQGWEEPPVWAEHQGFHVAQLRHPGVYKPFIIGISLMAFQQLSGINAVMFYAETIFEKAKFKDSSLASVIVGIIQVLFTAAAALFMDRAGRRLLLALSGVVMVFSTSAFGAYFKLTEGGPSNSSHVDLLAPISVEAADANVGLAWLAVGSLCLFIAGGAQALRCLLAGLCLLHLQCPFHSGLCP